The Thiorhodovibrio frisius genome segment GCAGAAGGAGAACAGCCTATGGCCCTTGCCCAAGAAGATTTTCACCAGATTGGCGACTAAATAATCAAATAATCTAAGGGGCCTTAGGTTCGGTTTATTTTCCGAGCCACCCGGGCAAGGACGCTCAGCCCCTGACTGATCCCGCCTAACCAGGTTTCACACTTCCAGCCCCCGTGGTTCGCGCCTCGGGGGCTTTTTTGTGCGGCGGTCTCAGCCAGCGCCGCCGCCCCTACCCGAACCCGGCGGGTTGACGGCTATCCTTGCTTGCACCAATTCGGCTAAACTCACCGCATGACAGCCGAGACCGAAACAAATTTAAAGGGGCCGGGGTCGAATTAATTTCTACTGTCAAGCTGTAAAGCGTAAAAAAAAGCAGGTTAAATTTTTGGCTCGCCTTACAGGTGCTCGCGCAATCAGATCATTGTCGGCGAGCAAAGCGAGCTTCCGCTCAAAAAGTCTGTCCTGTTATTTGCGCCGCCGCCATCGCGGTGCTGGGGCAGGTGTGAAAGTCGGGCGGATATGGAATTTTAATGAGAATTTATGCTGACACTTCAGTTTTTGGTGGCTTGTTCGACCCTGAATTTGCCCACGCCAGCCAAGCGCTGTTTGAGGAATTCGAATCCGGTCGCTTTGTTTTGGTCACCTCCGCATTGGTCGAAGCAGAGATTGAGCCTGCGCCCGAAGCTGTTCGCGCCGCTTTTTTCCACCACACGGCAGAGGCTGAGATTGCTTTAGTCGACGGCAAGGTTCTGCTGCTGCAACAGGCCTACTTGCAAGCAGGGGTGGTCACAACCAAGTCCACCGATGATGCGCTGCATGTAGCGATGGCCACGGTGTCCGCTTGTGAACTGATCGTCAGTTGGAATTTCAAGCACATTGTTCATTTCGACAAGATTCCGAAATATAACGCGGTCAATACGCTGCAAGGCTATGGACCGATTGGCATCTTTTCACCGTTGGAGGTGATTCGCTATGACAACGAACCCTGAGCCTGAGTGTGTCCGCTTAAAACAACGCGGTGCGGAATATGTTGCGCAATTGACCAACAAAATGACGCTGGAGGAGCAATTGGCATTTTGGCACCAGCGCACCGCCGCCTTACGCGAGCGCCAGCGGGAAAATAGGCTGCTTTCGCATTCTGAGCATTCTGAGCATTCTGTAAATTAAAGGTATCGACAATAAAACCAAAGGGGTCATGCATTCACCACGCGCGGTCGCGTTTTTGCTCCTCGGTGCGGATTGAAACAAGTGCCAGAACAAGGAAGCACCGCGCCCGATCAGTGAAGGAAATCTGCCCCGTCGAGCTTCGCAATTGGTGCTTGACTGGGCTGAGTTGCACCAGCGGGATCTTCTGGAAAGTTGGGATTTGTGTCAGATAAAGCAGCACCCGAAGCCTATCGAGCCTTTGAAATAATCAGGAGATAAACATGCATTGGGATGTCATCGAAATTAAACCTGCTGGTAATCGCACACTTGCGGTCAAGTTTGCAGATGAACTAACGGGTACGATTCATCTCGACTCTTCCTATTGCACTGGCGTTTTCAGTTCATTGTTGGACGATAAACTGCTCGGCATTCCGGGGACATATATACCGAATGCCCTGCGCTGATCCGCACGAGTTCCGCTGGACGCCTTTCAGCAGTTCCGGTCACCGTTGACCGAATCCCCCGCGCTATCCGAGCGGGTCAGTCTTCGACTATTCTGACGTGCATGAAGACCGACCACCCGATCTATCTGTTTCTGCGCAGCGGCCCCGAGGCGTTTCGAGTGCTCACCGGTGGCCTGCAGCTCGAAGGCGCCTACAAGGTCTGCTCGCTGACCATCAAAAGCCTAGAGCGCCGCCTCGATGGCCTGGTCGCGCCCGACGGCCACTCAGGCCCTGCCTATGTGGTCGAGTTTCAGGCCCAGCCCAAGGCTAAATCCCTGTACAACCTCGCCGCCAAGATCGGGCTCTATGGCGAAGAGAACCCCGAGCATGAAGTGCTGGGCATGGCGGTGTTCCTGCGCGCGGCGGATATTCCGGACCGACCGCACTGGGTGCATGCCCCAGGCTCGCCGATCCGCTGCATCAGTCTCGACAGTTTCTTGCGCGAGTGGCTCGCGCGTGAGCCCGACAATCCCTATGTTGCCGTGTTCGCCCCGCTGATCATCGAGACGGATGCGGAGCTGACGCAGCGCGCCCCGGTGCTCTGGCAGACGATCCAACAAGCGCCGCTCGATGCAGACACCCGCGAGACGTTGTCAGAAGTGTTGGAATTCTGGTTTTTTGAACGCTTCAGCCGCTATACCGATGAGGAGATCTGGACCATGTTGAATCTCGTGACCCCGCTTGAGGAGACCAAGGCCTATCAGTCGATCTTTGCCAAGGGTGAGAGGATCGGCCCGCTGCCCACCTGGGCCGAGCAGCGCATTGCCGCGGCGCCTGAGGCGCAGCTCGACACCTGGCTGGATGGCATTTTCGATGCCACGGGCGTTGAGGATCTCCTCGGCGATCAGCGCGAGCGCCATTGAGGGCAGGCGACTCAGCCTCAGACCATGCCAGCCGATCGCCACAGCGCCGAGACCGCGTCGCCCAAGCGCGACGATGACAGCCCCTGGAAGGAGGCCCTCGATCGCTTCTTCCCGGAGTTCCTAGCGCTGCTGTTCCCGACGGTGCATGCCGAGATCGACTGGTCCAAAGGGGTGCAGTTTCTCGACAAGGAATTCCAGCAACTGGTGCGCGAGGCCAAGACCACCAAGCGCTATGCCGATAAGCTGGTTGGCGTCACCTTGCGCGATGGCACCGCGGTCTGGGTACTGATCCATGTCGAAGTGCAAGGCGAAGCGGAAACCGCCTTTGCCGAGCGCATGTACACCTATCACTACAAGATCCGCGACCGCTATCAGGTGCCAGTGGCCAGCCTTGCGGTCTTGGCCGATACCGACCAGCGCTTTCGCCCCCAGCAGTTCAGCACCGCACTCTGGGACTGTCGCGTTGACGTCCGCCAAACACTCTATGCTTATGAGGAGCAACAGCATATGCCGTCTGTGACGAAATTCAGTCCAGACAGCGTCGGTGCCTACTACGAGCGCATCACTGCCGCCGACTCGAGGCGGTGGCCGATGCACTGCTCGGGCGGGAGCAAGCGGCGGCCTGATGGGCGGCTGGTCTCAGATAAGAGAGAGGTGATCAGATGACCTTGGATGATGTACTCCGCGACATCCACGCCATGCGCGAAGACCTGCTGGTTTTCGAGCGCAAGTTCGGTGTTCCAACCGAGATGTTCTACGAGGCTTATTGCAACGGTGAAGAACCGGCCGATTCATCGTGGGTTTTGGACTGGAGCGAATGGGCTGCTTCTTATCAGATTCTTCAGGAGCGAATGGAATTGTTTGGCAATGAAACGCGTCGCTTGCTCCAATCGGCGCAAGTCTCGAGCTACATCGACCTGATGGAACGCACCGCCCGCCATGAATCCATTCCAATCGCTGGCTGATTACGAGGCGTTCATCTATGGCCTCGAAAGCCAGTTTACGGCTATCCGGCGTTCGACCTTGGTCGTCGTTCGTCGTGGTGCAACGGTGGCAGTCCTGAGAGGCGAGCTCGAATTCGACCACGGTATCCGCCTAAACGTGCGTGAACGGCTCACTTTCGATCACTCGCCGGGAAAGATTCGCGAGTATGGCTATGAGGTTTGGCAAGAAGGCCGGCTGCTCTATTGGTATGATTCACAGCCACATCCGGATGATCCCACACTGACCGATACCCATCCTCATCACCGGCATGTTCACCCCGATATCAAACATCATCGGATTCCAGCCCCAGGGTTAAGCTTTCAACAGCCGAATATCCCTTTTCTTTTGCAGGAAATCGGAGAATTGGAGTTGGCGCGACCGCAAGATCCGTCTTGAACGAAAGAACGCCTTGCGGTTCTCCCCCGCGGCAAGCCCTCCCACCGAGGCCAAGGTTAATCAGTAGAGATCCGGGGACAGGAGATCCGAGAGATCGGAGATCCGGGGACAGTGCGGCCTGGCAAGGCCGCGTGCTCTAGCGGGTTAGAGTCCCGCCTGGGTAATCGTGAGCCGCGAGCCCGGTATCAAGCCTTACGGCGCGAAGGGTAACTGACGCGTCGGTGCGTAGGCATGAAAACAGGCGAGGTGCAAAGGTAGCGGGTGAAGCCGCCCCTGAAGGTGTAGAGCCCCGAAAAGAATTTGTCGGAGAGTG includes the following:
- a CDS encoding type II toxin-antitoxin system VapC family toxin, coding for MRIYADTSVFGGLFDPEFAHASQALFEEFESGRFVLVTSALVEAEIEPAPEAVRAAFFHHTAEAEIALVDGKVLLLQQAYLQAGVVTTKSTDDALHVAMATVSACELIVSWNFKHIVHFDKIPKYNAVNTLQGYGPIGIFSPLEVIRYDNEP
- a CDS encoding DUF2887 domain-containing protein, which translates into the protein MKTDHPIYLFLRSGPEAFRVLTGGLQLEGAYKVCSLTIKSLERRLDGLVAPDGHSGPAYVVEFQAQPKAKSLYNLAAKIGLYGEENPEHEVLGMAVFLRAADIPDRPHWVHAPGSPIRCISLDSFLREWLAREPDNPYVAVFAPLIIETDAELTQRAPVLWQTIQQAPLDADTRETLSEVLEFWFFERFSRYTDEEIWTMLNLVTPLEETKAYQSIFAKGERIGPLPTWAEQRIAAAPEAQLDTWLDGIFDATGVEDLLGDQRERH
- a CDS encoding RpnC/YadD family protein; the protein is MPADRHSAETASPKRDDDSPWKEALDRFFPEFLALLFPTVHAEIDWSKGVQFLDKEFQQLVREAKTTKRYADKLVGVTLRDGTAVWVLIHVEVQGEAETAFAERMYTYHYKIRDRYQVPVASLAVLADTDQRFRPQQFSTALWDCRVDVRQTLYAYEEQQHMPSVTKFSPDSVGAYYERITAADSRRWPMHCSGGSKRRPDGRLVSDKREVIR
- a CDS encoding toxin-antitoxin system TumE family protein; the protein is MNPFQSLADYEAFIYGLESQFTAIRRSTLVVVRRGATVAVLRGELEFDHGIRLNVRERLTFDHSPGKIREYGYEVWQEGRLLYWYDSQPHPDDPTLTDTHPHHRHVHPDIKHHRIPAPGLSFQQPNIPFLLQEIGELELARPQDPS